Below is a genomic region from Nitrospira sp..
CTGGGGTACGTAGGCCAGCCCACGGCGCGCCCTCCGGTCGGTGGGCAGTTTCGTGATGTCCGTTCCGTCGAATTTCAGCGTTCCGGACCGGACCGCCAGCAAGCCCGTGATGACCTTGAGGGTGGTCGTCTTGCCCACCCCGTTTCGTCCCATCAGACAGGCGACTTCTCCGGGAGAGACGGCGAACGACACGTTCCGAAGAATATGACTCTCCCCGTAGTAGGCGTCGATGTTATTCAGTTCCAACATGAAGTTACCGCATCTCGTCGCTCGCATCTGGTATCTCGTCGCTACGAGGACGGCCCAGTTTTGACTTGCCTCTCTCGGTTCGCGCTTCACGCTTCACGAGATACGCGTCACAACCGTTAGCCATGGGCGACTTTCTGTCGTCCCAAGTAGATTTCACGCACTCGGTCGTCGGCCTGCACCCTCTCGACCGTGCCCTCGCAAATGACCGTCCCCTCATGGAGCACTGTGACGATGCGCGCGATCTGGCGGACGAATTCCATATCGTGCTCGATCACAACGATGGCATGGCGCGCCGCAAGAGACTGCAGGAGTGTCCCGGTCTGCTCGGTTTCCCTGTCCGTCATACCGGCAACCGGCTCATCCACCAGCAAGAGCAAGGGGTCCTGCAGAATGACCATGCCGATCTCCAACCACTGCTTCTGTCCATGCGAGAGAGAGCCGGCCCGCGTTTTCGCGTATCCCTCCAGACCGATCGTCGCCAGCGCTTCCTGGATTCGCGCCCGCTCTTCCCGGGTGCACTGGCTCATGATCGTATGGAAGACCCCCTTACTGAACCGCTTTAACGAGAGGTCGAGATTGTCCCACACTGTCAGGTTGACATAGATGGACGGAGCCTGAAACTTCCGCCCAATGCCGAGCTTGACGATGTCGTCCTCCCGCTTGCCGATCAGATCCGTATCCTTGCCGAAGATCACGCGACCGGCCGCCGGTGTGACCTTGCCGCAAATGACGTCGAGGAGGGTGGTCTTTCCGGCGCCGTTGGGTCCGATCACGACGCGCAGTTCGTTGTAGTTCACGATGAAGTTCAGACTGTTGAGCGCCTTGAAGCCGTCGTAGTCGACCGTGACCCCTTCGAGATAGATGATCGAGCCCCGTTCGCTCATGCCTGAGCCTCCCCTTCGGCCAGTGGAGCAGATTTGCGCGCACTGATCCGATCCCTCAGCTTGTGGAGGATGCCGACCAGTCCGTCGGGAAACAGCAACACCACCGAGACGAACAGTCCCCCCAACATGAACGGCCATAGCTCGGGGAAATAATTCGTCAGTACGCTACGTCCCAAATTCACGCTGACCGCGCCGAGCACGGCGCCGGCCAGCGTCCCACGTCCACCAACCGCCACCCAAATCACCATTTCAAGCGAGGGCAGGACGCCGATCTGCGCCGGCGTGATGATGCCGACCTGAGGCACATAGAGCAGCCCGGCCAGTCCGGCCAGGGCCGCCGCCACGACGAATACGAACAGCTTATAATTGGCCGGCGCGTAACCCGAGAAGGCGACGCGCTGCTCGCTATCGCGTACGGCAATGAGGACTTTCCCCGCACGCGACCGGATGATCCACTGGCACAACACATAGGCCCCGCCGAGACAGAGGACGGTGATCACGTACAACGCCCGTTGCGTCCCCGATTCAGAGAGGCGGAATCCGAGCAGTTGTTTGAAATCGGTGAGGCCGTTGGTGCCGCCGAGATTCGTCTCGTTTCGATTGAACACGAGCCAGGCGACCAATGCGAGCGCCTGGGTGATGATGGCGAAGTACACGCCTTTGATCCGACTGCGGAACGCCAGAAATCCGAACACCAGGGCGAAGACGGTCGGGACCAGGACGGCCCCGATGACCGCGGCGGGAAAACTGTAGAACGGCTTCCAAAACAGCGGAAGTTCCTTGACTTGATTCCAGACCATGAAGTCGGGCAAGTCGCTCCCATAGACGCTCTCCTTGCCGATCGTGAGCATGAGATGCATACCCATGCAATAGGCGCCAAGCCCGAAGAACACCCCCTGCCCCAGGCTCAGGATGCCGGTGTATCCCCAGATCAAATCGAGCCCCAGCGCCAAGATCGCAAAGGCGAGGAACTTTCCGAACCGATTCAGCGAAAAATCTGACAGATGCAGCCAGGAATCTTCGGGAGGCAGGACGTTCAGCAACGGCATCAGCACCAGCAACACAAACCCGGTGACCCAGAAAGCCGGGCTTGTCTCACGCGGCGTGGAAAGGTGGATATCGCGGTCTTCGGCCATGGGCGTGATGCGTTTAGCCGGTCAGGAGTCGGCGTGGCGTCCTTTCACAGCGAATAGGCCCGAGGGTCGCCATTGTAAGAACAGAATGACCAGCACGAGGATGCACACCTTGCCGTACACGGCTCCCAGGCCCGGCTCGAGGAGCTTGTTGAGCCCGCCGATGCCCAGCGATGCCACGATCGTTCCGGCGAGCTTGCCCACGCCGCCCGTCACCACGACCATGAAGGAGTCGACGATGTAGTTCTGACCGAGGCCCGGCTCCACATTCCCGATCAAAGTCAAGGCCCAGCCCGCAACGCCAGCAAGCCCGGATCCGAAGGCAAACGTGTAGGCATCGACCTTCCTGGTCGGAATACCCAGGCAGGCACTCATGTTGCGATTCTGCGTCACGGCGCGAACGCGCAATCCGAGCGCGGACCGGAACAACACCGCGTAGATGATCGCCACACAGATCGCCGACAGCGCGATCACGAACAAGCGGTTGTTGGGGAGAAACACGCCGACCATCATTTGCTGGCCGCCGTTGAGCCAGGCCGGCGCCACTACCGCCGTCAGGTCTCCGAAATACACGCGCGCCGCCTGCATGAGAATCAGGCTGACTCCCCACGTCGCCAGCATGGTCTCCAGCGGCCGACCGTACAGAAAGCGAATCACGGTCGCTTCAAGCAGCAATCCGCAGCTCGCGGCCAGCAGAAACGCAACCGGCATGGCCAGCAAGAAATAATGGTCAAAGAGACCGGGCGACAGAAACGCCTTGAAGAATTCCTGGGTCAGAAAGGTTCCATAGGCCCCCACCATCATCAACTCGCCATGAGCCATATTGATCACCCCCATCAGCCCGAACACAACGGCGAGGCCGACGGACATGATGAGGAGGATGGAACTCAGACTGATCCCGCGAAAGATGGTTTCAATGGCATTCGACCAGGCCGCCCAGGTTTCGATCCGTTCGATAGCCGCGGCGGCCGCTTGCGACAATTCCTGCTGGCGCCCGGTCGCGGATGCCGCACGCCCGGCATCGGCCAATTCTTTGAGACTCGGGACGGCATTCTGACTCGACAACGCGGCCAACTTGTCGATCGCCTCGAGTTTCGTCGCTTGATCGTCTGCCGCCAGCCGAAGCAGAGCCGCCGATTCCTCCATCGTGTAGCGAACCCATTTGTGCGTTTCCTTACCCGCGGCCCGCTCCAGCCAGGGAATCGCGACCCCGCGCCTGGCCAGGCCGAGATCGGTGGCGGCGGACCGCCGGACGTCCTGATCGGGATTTTCGAGATTGGCGCGATGCTTCAGCAAATCCATGACCGGCTTGATGGCCTGCCGGACCGAACGGTCGGCATTGGCGCGGATCTCATCGAGACGCGGGATGAGGGCGGCATCTCCCTGCTCGATTACGGTGCGGAGCGCCGTCTCACGGACGGTCTCATCGTCGCTGGTGAGCTGAGTCAAGGCTTGATCGAGCGACAAGCTGGGAGCGGAAGAAGGCTGGAGTTCAATGGCCGCAGCGCGGTCTTGAACGGAACACAGCAGCAAGAACACGGCACAGAGTCGCAAGGACCGGCCCGATCGTCTCACAATTCAGAGAACTCCCGAACATAACAAGCGGGTGACGCCCTGGCTGCTCCCGTTACCCGCCGTAATCCACCCACTACTTTTTCTGGTAGGTACCCTGATGATTGATCCAGTCGCAGCCCTTCTCCGGGTTCGTGTATTCACTCCAGGGCTCCGGCTTGACCAGCCCCTTGGAGCGGGAGACGACCTTGAACTGTCCGTCCTTCATGATCTCCCCGATGAGCACCGGCTTATGCGTATGGTGATTGCCGATGTCCATCATGATCTCGCCGCCCGGCGCGAGGAATTTCTGACCGTAGACGGCCTTACGGACCGGATCGACCTCGACGGTGCCGGCCTTCTCGACCGCCTGCTTCCACACGTGCACACCGAAGTACGCCGCCTCGATCGGATCGTCCGTCACCCGCCTGTCACCGTCCGGCAAGCCGTTCTTCTTACAATAGGCCTTGAAGTTCGCCACGAACTGCCTATTTTGCGGAGCGTCGACGCTCTGATAGTAGTTCCAGGCCGCCAAGTGCCCGACCAGCGTGGTCGTGTCCATCCCGCGCAATTCGTCTTCCGCGACGCTGAATGCCATGATCGGCGCATCCTCGGCGCGCAAGCCCTGATTGGCAAACTCTTTGTAAAAAGGGACGTTGCTGTCGCCGTTGATGGTGCTGATCACCGCCGCGCCGCCACCCGCGGCGAACTTCTTGATCTTGCCGACGATGGTTTGATAGTCCTGGTGATGGAACGGGGTGTACTCTTCCATAATGTTGCTCTCCGGAACATGCTTCGCCAGCAGCATGGCGCGGAGGATTTTGTACGTCGTGCGCGGATACACGTAATCCGTCCCCAATAAGTAGAATTTCTTGTAGCCGCCCCCCTCCTTGCTCATGAGATAGTCCACGGCCGGCACCGCCTGTTGATTCACCGCCGCACCGGTGTAGAACACGTTCCGAGAGCATTCTTCGCCCTCATATTGAACCGGGTAGAACAGCAACCCGTTGTTCTTCTCGAACACGGGCAGCACGGACTTGCGGCTCACCGAAGTCCAGCATCCGAACACGACGGCCACCTTGTCCTGGAGTAGGAGTTGCTTGGCTTTCTCGGCGAACAGATCCCAGTTCGAAGCTGGATCCACCACGACCGGCTTCATCTGCCTTCCCAATACACCGCCTTTGGCGTTGATTTCGTCCACTGCCATCAATACGACGTCACGGAGCGAGACCTCGCTGATGGCCATCGTTCCGCTCAAAGAATGAAGCACGCCGACCTTGATCGGCTCCTTGTCCGCCGCATAGGAGAGCGCCCAATGACCTAGGTTCCCAAGCAGCGCCGCCACACCGACACCAGCCGTGACTCTGGCGCCCCGCACCAAAAAGTCCCGCCGCGACGAATCGCCATCTGCGGACATTTCGGTTGGCGTGGTGTCGGTCTGCTTCTTCTTCATGTCCATATGTCGGATTCCTTTCACCCGGCGATCGTATACGTCGGGCATGACGACACGCGATCTAGAAGTTATACCAGGTGGACAGCATGAAGTTGTCACCGGCAAAGCGCTCATTCGTCGACCATTCCGTCATCAGATGATTCCATTCGAACGACACGTAGAAGTCGCTCCAGATATGGCGGACGGCCGTCACATACGTGCGATGGTTGAGAAGATACTGCGTGTCGGGACCCGCCACATCACCCTGCAAATCGGAGTTGAGCGGATTGTCGAATCCGTATCCGGCAATGAAGGTCGTATCTTTATCATGAGCGTAGTCCAGTTCCCCCCATCCCACCGTCGTCCGTATCGGCTTACCGGTTCCGAGGTTGCGATCCTGCCCATACCTGAAGAATTCCACGCCCAAACCTTGCCCATAGGCGATCTCCCCGGCAAACTTCAGCTGTTTGGTCAGCGGCACGACAAATTCACCGCCAATTAGGTAAGAGTTGATGTCTTGCCCGGACGGGATACCGCCCACCAGAGCGGTCGGAGCGGATCGATACCATCTATAGGCCCCGCTCACCGCCACCATCATGCCTTGAAGTTTGCCTGTGCCGGTGTAACCGAACCTTGTTCCCACGTACGGCATCTGGACGGGATCATTGAAGGCATTCTCCGAACAGGCAAAGTTTCCCGACGGATTATTACAGGAAACAGGCGGAACGCCGCCGACACCGTTGCCCGTAAATGGGCGCCGTTGCGTCTGGGGTTGAATCGCCGACAAGCCTCTTTCAAATCTGAATGCCGTCACGAGCGCGTCGATGTGCTCGCTGAACCGATGCCGAATCGTGACCTGCGGAAGACGTTGCCATAAGTTGCCGTTGTAACCCATGATCGAGAAATCGATGAGATTCGGGTGCAGGCCCATGACCGGCGTCCAGTCCATACCGGCCGTGATACTTGTTCTGCTGTTGTTCGGAGAGTACCGGGCGAACGCGAGGCGGAGGCGCGGCGAAATGTTCCCCGCATTGTCCGTCTGCGAATAGAAGTCCGTCTCCACCACACCGGTAATGACGTTGGAGCCGTCGGTGTGATCGGCGCGGAGGCCGAAGACGCTGTAACGCGGGTTGAACGTCGAGGACGAATTGCTGCTTTTTCCTGCTGCCGTCGCATATCCATTGAATTGCCCAGGATCGAGTGGGTTGGTATTGCGGGTACTGTAGATCCCGTCCAATTCGATGCGCCCGTACGGCACAATGCTGCCCTTTGATTCATGCTCATGGGTGCGGGTTACGCATCCTCCGCAGATTACCGCGGGCGGAGTCTGTGTTTCCCGAGACAGACGACCACCCCCGGCCGCCTCTCCCGCACTCTTTCCTTCCTCACTTCCCGGAGAAGGCGGCGAGGCGGGCGGCGTCTGCATCTCCCGAGGCTTCCGGCCTGTCCCGGTTGATTCGCCAGAACTCTGTCCGTCCGCGGCCAGCGCAACCGTACCGAACAGTCCCAGCATGAACAAGGCGACGACAGTGCTTCCGAGTATTCGGAGAAATCTTCTTCCGCCCTTCATAACAGTGGATCTCCCTTTGGGTTGACGCAAGGCCATAGCCAGAAGTTCGGGATCGAACTTCACCACAAATAAAAAAGGCGCCCTTCCGGCCCACTTGATGGACCAAAAGGACGCCATTGTCCTTTTCTCATGTCCTCATCTGCGGTGGTCTAAGCTCAGACTCCCTTGTCCACCCTGAGACGGTTAGACGGGCGTACTTATAAAATCGGACAGCCCTCTCTGTCAAGCGGATACTTTTGAAATCTCGACGCCGAGGCTCTCCGTATCGTCCACCGCAGTCCTATGCTAGACTGCATCGGAGGTTTGTTTGATCGAGGTTCTCGAATGAGATTGCCTTTCGGTTTCCTGCATGTCGCGGCAGTCGTCCCTGTGCTCGGCGTGGTCGCGTGCGCGGCTTCTCCGGAACTGGATCTGACGCTGACCGAGTCCGAACACGGCAAAGTAGTTCTGGAACGCATCGCTGATCGGTCTTTTCAGGCCGCCCATCCCATTAAACTGCCGACAGGTACGGTATCGCGCGTCCTACGCGGCGTCCTGGTCAGGGACAATCAAGGATTTCTGCAAGACATCGGAGTCCGCAAGTCAGAGGCTCTGCCGGCCTTCTCGGAAGACGATGTGTCATACCTGGCGCCGTTGATTACCGACGGCCTGAGCCGCGCGGCGCCGGATCAGCAGGTTGGGTTCACGGTCAATCAGCGGGGCGCACCTGTCTATTCGCAGCGGGTCGGCGCGGCCGTCGGTTCCTCCGAGCCTCCGTTGCGGCTTGCGCCACCGGAAACCACAGCGGGAGCGATCTACGCCTACGGCCGTTCACTCTATGTGACGTTGACTCAATATCGATACCGGGCTGAACAACCCAATACCATCAACATGCCCAATAGACGAATCCCCGACCCGACCGGACTGCTGAACCATACTGTAATGTTTGTCCCGGAAGCGGCCAAGCGTGACGACAAGTACCGTGACTCTCTCTCGACCGATACCACGCTGGTGATCGATTACGAGTTGCTGGCCGGCCTTCCGTTCGACACCGGCCCGGAGGTCGTGAGCCAGCCGGTACCGCCGATTCCTGCGGCCGCGTCCGCTCCGAACTCACGAGTCAAGACCGGAGAGGCGAGCAAGAGGGATCCAGAACTGGAAGTCCTGAGAAAGGAGCTGGAAGACATCAAGCGCCGCCTGGCGGATCAAGAGGCCGGACGGCAGTCGGCTCCGTCCAAATCCTCCGGCACTCCGAAGTCCCCATAGCATCATACCCGTAGCGCTGGAGAACGGCGGGCGGCATCATCCTCGTTGCTTGTCGGCCCGCTCGTCCAATTCTCCCGCCAGCAGCACGGCCTCGGCGATTTCCCGCATCGACTTCCTGAGATCCATGCTCTGTCGCTGAATAAGCCGGAAGGCCTCCTCTTCGGACAATTTTTTGGAGCGCATCAGATAGCCTTTGGCACGATCAAGGAGCTTTCTCACGGCCAATGCTTCCTGCATTTCAAATGACTTCTCTAGCAAGGTCGTATGTTCGATCGCGATCGCCGCTTGGTTGGCGATGGCCTGCAGCAGCTTGACCTCCTCGCTCGTAAAAGAATAGGGCGCAGATGTGTAACTGTTGATGACACCAACCGCCTTTTCTCTCACGAGCATCGGAACGCACAAGAGTGAGCACAACCCTTCTTTCCTTGCCATGTCCGGATACATGTAGTCCGGCTCCTTTGTCACATCTGCCACAATGATCGGCCGGCGCTCCTGAACCGCACGACCGCTAATGCTTTGACCGATCTTCAAGTTGGGCTTGCGACGGTACAATTCACTTAGACTCTGCGTCGCCTCAATGCGCAGATCTCCGCTGGCCCCGTCGAGCAGCATGATGGAGCAAATTTTCGAGTTCATCATCTGCGCGGTCATGGTAACCAGCAGCTGGAGGACGTCCTCGATGAGACGATTCGATGCGACGGTTTCGGACACCTGGGAGAGGGTTTCCACCTGCAACGCCTTCCGTCGCATTTGCTCGTATAAGCGGGCATTCTCAATGGCGCCGCCCACTTGGTTGGCGATTGTCGACAGCAACGCCAGTTCATCGGGGCGATATCGCTTGGGCCGCCGGTGCTGCACGTTGATGACGCCGACCACTTCCTTTTTGGCCATGATGGGAACGGAAACGAAGGCCTGGTGTCGATCCTCCGGGAGATTATGAAAAAACTTGAACCGCGGATCGTCGCTCGCGTTGCTCGGAATCACCACCCTGGTGCGCTCCTGCGCCACCCAACCCGTAATCCCTTCGCCCATTCCGATGGTGATTCGCCCGATCAGCTTCGGGTGAGGGTTCTTCGAAGCCCGAAGAATCAGTTCATCACTCTTGTCGGACAGCAAATAAAGCAGACAGGCATCCGCCCTGGTGACTTCCACCACAACCTCAACGATGTGTTTGAGGACTGCTTCGAGATCCAATGTATTGCTGATGGAATCGGTGATCCGATGCAGTATATCGACTTCACGGGACTTTTCCCGAAACGCTTGCTCGAGCTGCGCGAACGACAACTGACGTGTCGAGGCCATGGGTGACTGCTTTCGTTGGCGACTGCTTACCAGTAAACCTGTTGATTCCGAGCAACGGGGCTCTTCGCGTTCTTGACTCGCTTCTTGTACCAATCCACGAAGACTTCTTTGCTGACCGGCTTGATCACGGTCTCACCGATTCGCACGGGCCACACTCCGACGACCTGGCCGGCCACAGCCTTCTTGTCATGGAGCATCGCTTCCCACAGCCTCGGAAGGGAAACACTCCCCATGCGATCGGCAAGCCCAGCAAGACGCACGAGGGACGTGATTCGGCCCACAACATCCTCGCTGCACAACCCCATGAACGAAGCCACACTTGCCTCCTGGACCAATCCGATACCGACCGCTTCACCATGGATCAATCCTCGATAGCCTCCCAACGACTCCAAGGCATGTCCGATCGTATGGCCGTAATTCAGAGTTCTTCGTCGGTCGGTCTCCTTCTCATCCTCGACGACGATTTGCGCTTTAATTTCGCACGACCGAACAATCACCGGCATGACGGCCGATGGGTCCACCTTCAACAATGCGGGCATGGTTCGTTCCAGTCGGGAAAACATCGCCTCATCCGCGATGACACCGTATTTGATGACCTCCGCTAATCCGGCGATCCATTCTCGCCGCGGCAGCGTGCGCAGCGTGTCTGGGTCGATGAAAACAGCGCGCGGCTGATGAAAGGCCCCGATCAGGTTCTTGCCCAATCGGTGATCCACCCCGGTCTTACCTCCTACGCTGGAATCCACTTGTGCGACCAGCGTGGTGGGAACTTGCACAAAAGGGATTCCCCTCAGATAGATCGCCGCGGCAAAACCTGTCAGGTCGCCGACGACTCCGCCGCCGAGCGCAACCAACATCGAGTGGCGGTCGAATTTCCGACGAGCGAGCACATCGAGCACCGTGCCGACCATTTTCAAGCTCTTCGTTCGCTCTCCCGGAGGGAGAACGAGCGATACCGGCTCCAGTCCTTCTCTCGAGAGAGAACGGCGAAGTCCGGCAAGATAGCGGGAGGCCACATGGGTGTCGGTGACAATGCCCACCTTTCGGCCGTGCGTGAGCCGCGCAAGACGAGTCCCAACAGTGGACAACAGCCCTGGTTTGACTGTGATCTTATAGCTCCGCTCTCCCAAATCGACCTGGATGGTCTTTTCAGTTGAGGACGGCATCACGGTAATTGCGCCGGAGCCTTTCAGCTTCATTTTCTCATTCCCCGCAAGAGTCTTGGATAAAGGCGCGGAACGGCACAAAAGACGATCCAAATCTTAGACGATATATCAATGGTTTACGTGAGATGGGATAGTAGCACAACCGGTGCGCGTGTAAAAGGTCGGACCCTCAAAGGAAGCACATCGTGATGCAGCGTAGGTTTCGTGGGAGAGAAAGCGAGGAAGCTGGAGGAGGCCGGCTGCTCTCAGCTCAGCCTCCGCAAGAATGAAGGTGAAGACGGGGAATTAGCCCGTTACGTCTTGACGATGGACGGGGTCAGGAAGATCAGCAGTTCTTGTTTGGCCACAGACTCCGTCTTCTGTTTGAAGAGCCAGCCGAGCACAGGAATGCGGGAAAGGTACGGGACTCCCGCGACGTTGTTGTTCTGCGTATCGATGAACACTCCCCCAATGACCATCGTCTCTCCGTCCCGTATGATCACCTGGGTATTTGCTTCCCGCCGGTCGATGCTGGGACCAGCGGGATTGCTTCGTGCTCCCACGGCGTTTCTCGTTGCGCGCACCCGCATCAGAATCTGCTTGCCGATCTCCTTCGGGTCACGGGAAGTGATCTGCGGTGTGACGTTCAACTCGAGATTTGCGTCTACGAATGTCGTCTGCGTTCCTTGCAATGATGTCGTTTGGAACGGAATCGATTCGCCTTGCGAGATCTTGGCTTCCCGTTTGTCGAGCGTAGTGACCTTCGGCGCGGCAATAACCTTGCTCAACCCCAACAGTTCTCCCGCGGAAAGCCTTACATCGAGCATCGCTCCATCCGCTTTTCCGAATGTGAATCCGGCGCCAGGCGTCGAAACCAAACCGCCGACAGTCGCGGGAAGATTCACGAGAAAGTCTGACGCCTGGGCTCCAAACGGACCGCTCGTACCCGACTTAAAGTTGGCCACTCCGAACGATTGCCCAGAATTGAGGTTTTGAACGCCCCACTGAACGCCGAGAGACCGCGAATACGTGGTATCGGCCTGGACGATGCGTGCCTCGATCTGAACCTGAGGAACAGCGAGATCCAGTCCATCGATCAACTGCTTGAGCACGTTCATCTTGCTCTCGGTGTCCCTGACGACCAAAGCATTCGTGCCCTGGCTGATCTGCATCACTCCCCTCGTGCTCAAGTTCTGACGAAGTGCCGTCATCAATTCCTGTGCCTGAAGATTTCGGACGTAAAACACACGATCCACAAGTTCCTCGGCCTTGATTTTTGCATCCTTCGCTCGAGCCTCCTCATCCTCCTGTCTGGCGATGTTCGATAAGGAGTCGACCCAGAGAATGTTTCCTTGTCGAATCTTTCCCAAGCCGTTCATCTTCAGGATCATGTCGAGCGCTTGATCCCAAGGCACACTGACCAACTTCATGGTGACTTTGCTCTTGACACCCTCGCCAACGACGATGTTGAACCCGCTCACTTCGGCAATCAGCCGAAGGACATTACTGATGTCGGCCTGCTGAAAGTCCAGCGAGATTCGTCGGCCGACATATCGCGTTTCCCCGAGGACCAGGTCATCTTTGGGTGTCTGTTTTTCAGCGGTTTCTCCGCCGATCATCATTTGGGCAGGGCGAACTCGAAACATCGCGGGGATCCGCTCAAGATTGGAAGTCCGTACCTTCCGGAAGTTACCCTGATCCGCGATGAACTCCGCGGTTCCGTTCAACCCCTCGGCACGGCTGACTGGAGGAATCGCAGGACGATCTCCACGATCGGCTCCCTCATTCTCACTGGCAGCGCTGTGCGCCAAACTCACGACCAGACTGGTGCCACGAGATTGCACGGAATATTCCACATCAGCGTTCATGTCGAGAACGATTCGGACCTTCTCCGCATAGGTTCCCACACGCACTCGGCGAAGCAAGGAATGATTGACGGTCCAGATCGGCTTGCGAATCGCCGATGTCACGTTCGGCACGTCGATGACAAGCCGACGGCCGCTCACGAGATTGGCTTCATAGAACAGAACTCCATCGCCGGCAATTGTGACGGCCACATCTTTGGGATCACGCTGAATGTCGATGGCCGTCAGGCTGTGCGCGGGCGCTTCAATTGGACGCGTCAGGGCAATAGCCGACGAGGAGAACTCGGCTGACAGACTCGGACTGGTTTGACTGTTGCCCAGATCAGCCGGGATGCCCAGCGATGTAATCGCCAGCTGGAGGCCGACCGCGCCCATCGCAGAAATAATGCGAACGACCGTTGTTGTGTGCATCGCATTAGGTGTCATTCTGAACCCTCTTTCGGATGGAGGAGCTTGACATACTCCCGCTCTTGCTTTCGCCCATAGACATCAGTGAACCGTTCCTGAACCACTATCCCCTTTTCAGTGATGGCACTGACCACACCGTTGTTTGGCCCGATCCTTGTTCCCTTCCTCACGGCATAGCCGTTGCCGTCAGGCATTTGGACCATTGCCGTGTACCCATAAGCTCCCCAAACTACGGCGATCAGATTCATGTCCGTCAACCCGACTCGCTGCAGAGGAGGAAGTGTAAGATCGATCTGGCCAGGCGCAAGTTGCTGAAGTACCGGAGCGAACGGGTCGCGACGACCAGAAGGATCATACCCGTTGGATGACAACGGAACCGATGCCTGCTGGGCATCGGCCTGGGGGATAATGCCTTCTGAGACGGGAGGCACGGTATCGCCGGATGGCCGTCGCGCCATATCGGCGGGGGACGGCACCTTTAGAGAATCCTGCCGCATCGGCGCCACCTGCTTCGCGTTGAGGGTCAGTCCGAGTTGACTTAGCGCTGTTTCTCCAGACATAAGTACGATGCAACAGCCTGCCAACAGCGCGGTCGCCTTAGATACGTGCCACACGAGCATCACCTTCCCGCCGGTTATAAGCGATCACTTACTCTGGGCTGCCGGCACGACCACAGCCACCTTGGGTTCTTGAGGCGCGGCGTACGCGATCAAATCAAATACCGTCTGTGTGACAACGCGGCCCTTGTCGCTCTTGGGACTACCCATCTTCACACCCGATACAGTCACAATCCTGGGCAAACTGTTGATCCGGTCAAAGAAGAGAGCCGCCGTGTGATACCCTCCAGCCACCTCTACATTCACCGGCATCCGCACAAACAGTTTCGAAGGATCTTCTGATTTCGCACTCGGCTTCCAAAGCTTGACGTCAAGGCCGAGTCTGATGGCGAGATCAGAAACTTGTTTGAGCAGCATGACCGCTTCCTCTTCGGGCGGGAGCCGCTCCTTCTTCTTGGCCAGTTCGATTTCCAACTGCCTGTTGGCGGCGATCAATTCGTCGAGATGTTTAACTTTGA
It encodes:
- the urtC gene encoding urea ABC transporter permease subunit UrtC; the protein is MAEDRDIHLSTPRETSPAFWVTGFVLLVLMPLLNVLPPEDSWLHLSDFSLNRFGKFLAFAILALGLDLIWGYTGILSLGQGVFFGLGAYCMGMHLMLTIGKESVYGSDLPDFMVWNQVKELPLFWKPFYSFPAAVIGAVLVPTVFALVFGFLAFRSRIKGVYFAIITQALALVAWLVFNRNETNLGGTNGLTDFKQLLGFRLSESGTQRALYVITVLCLGGAYVLCQWIIRSRAGKVLIAVRDSEQRVAFSGYAPANYKLFVFVVAAALAGLAGLLYVPQVGIITPAQIGVLPSLEMVIWVAVGGRGTLAGAVLGAVSVNLGRSVLTNYFPELWPFMLGGLFVSVVLLFPDGLVGILHKLRDRISARKSAPLAEGEAQA
- the urtB gene encoding urea ABC transporter permease subunit UrtB: MRRSGRSLRLCAVFLLLCSVQDRAAAIELQPSSAPSLSLDQALTQLTSDDETVRETALRTVIEQGDAALIPRLDEIRANADRSVRQAIKPVMDLLKHRANLENPDQDVRRSAATDLGLARRGVAIPWLERAAGKETHKWVRYTMEESAALLRLAADDQATKLEAIDKLAALSSQNAVPSLKELADAGRAASATGRQQELSQAAAAAIERIETWAAWSNAIETIFRGISLSSILLIMSVGLAVVFGLMGVINMAHGELMMVGAYGTFLTQEFFKAFLSPGLFDHYFLLAMPVAFLLAASCGLLLEATVIRFLYGRPLETMLATWGVSLILMQAARVYFGDLTAVVAPAWLNGGQQMMVGVFLPNNRLFVIALSAICVAIIYAVLFRSALGLRVRAVTQNRNMSACLGIPTRKVDAYTFAFGSGLAGVAGWALTLIGNVEPGLGQNYIVDSFMVVVTGGVGKLAGTIVASLGIGGLNKLLEPGLGAVYGKVCILVLVILFLQWRPSGLFAVKGRHADS
- the urtD gene encoding urea ABC transporter ATP-binding protein UrtD; this translates as MSERGSIIYLEGVTVDYDGFKALNSLNFIVNYNELRVVIGPNGAGKTTLLDVICGKVTPAAGRVIFGKDTDLIGKREDDIVKLGIGRKFQAPSIYVNLTVWDNLDLSLKRFSKGVFHTIMSQCTREERARIQEALATIGLEGYAKTRAGSLSHGQKQWLEIGMVILQDPLLLLVDEPVAGMTDRETEQTGTLLQSLAARHAIVVIEHDMEFVRQIARIVTVLHEGTVICEGTVERVQADDRVREIYLGRQKVAHG
- the urtA gene encoding urea ABC transporter substrate-binding protein is translated as MKKKQTDTTPTEMSADGDSSRRDFLVRGARVTAGVGVAALLGNLGHWALSYAADKEPIKVGVLHSLSGTMAISEVSLRDVVLMAVDEINAKGGVLGRQMKPVVVDPASNWDLFAEKAKQLLLQDKVAVVFGCWTSVSRKSVLPVFEKNNGLLFYPVQYEGEECSRNVFYTGAAVNQQAVPAVDYLMSKEGGGYKKFYLLGTDYVYPRTTYKILRAMLLAKHVPESNIMEEYTPFHHQDYQTIVGKIKKFAAGGGAAVISTINGDSNVPFYKEFANQGLRAEDAPIMAFSVAEDELRGMDTTTLVGHLAAWNYYQSVDAPQNRQFVANFKAYCKKNGLPDGDRRVTDDPIEAAYFGVHVWKQAVEKAGTVEVDPVRKAVYGQKFLAPGGEIMMDIGNHHTHKPVLIGEIMKDGQFKVVSRSKGLVKPEPWSEYTNPEKGCDWINHQGTYQKK